In Helianthus annuus cultivar XRQ/B chromosome 8, HanXRQr2.0-SUNRISE, whole genome shotgun sequence, a single genomic region encodes these proteins:
- the LOC110870208 gene encoding ATP-dependent DNA helicase PIF1-like produces the protein MMHVDNDLPGVFFIDGPGGTGKTFLYIALLAEIRSRGLIALATASSGAAANNMPGGRTAHSRFKIPLNLENNSMCNIKKQSGAAKLIRSSKIIIWDEASMAKRQAIEAVDGTFQDIIGVSLPFGGKIMVMGGDFRQVLPVIKRGTRAQIVDSSVRMSPLWSLTKKMRLTINMRALKDPWFSKFLLRVGDGTEEPIEGNYIRIPDDMTIQCNNRENAIKELIHAIFPSIEDNVYSSDYIISRAILSTKNDSVDEINNQMIEIFQGEEKVYYSFDEAEDDQRNFYPVEFLNSLNVSGLPPHKLHLKIGCPIILLRNIDPSHGLCNGTRLICKGFMRNVIDAEIAVGQHAGKRVFLPRIPLTLSEDDMFPFKLKRKQFPIRLSFSMTINKAQGQTIPNVGIYLPDSVFSHGQLYVALSRGISRQSTKVLVHLAKEFKQRGVYTSNVVYQEVLRD, from the coding sequence ATGATGCATGTTGATAATGATCTTCCAGGCGTGTTCTTTATTGATGGTCCAGGTGGAACTGGAAAAACATTTTTGTACATTGCCTTGCTTGCTGAAATTCGGTCACGTGGTCTTATTGCTCTCGCAACAGCTTCATCAGGTGCAGCGGCTAATAATATGCCAGGAGGTAGAACGGCTCACTCGAGATTCAAGATTCCTCTTAATCTTGAAAATAATTCAATGTGCAATATTAAAAAACAGAGTGGGGCCGCTAAACTGATTCGCTCTTCCAAAATAATCATATGGGATGAAGCGTCGATGGCTAAACGACAAGCGATAGAGGCAGTCGATGGTACATTCCAAGACATTATAGGTGTTAGTCTCCCATTTGGTGGAAAGATAATGGTTATGGGAGGTGACTTCAGACAGGTGTTGCCGGTTATTAAACGTGGCACTCGAGCACAGATTGTAGACTCCAGCGTACGAATGTCACCTCTTTGGTCTTTGACTAAGAAGATGCGGTTGACCATAAATATGAGAGCGCTGAAAGATCCATGGTTTTCTAAATTTCTTTTAAGAGTCGGCGATGGAACTGAAGAACCAATCGAAGGAAACTATATCCGCATACCCGATGACATGACAATTCAGTGCAACAACAGAGAAAACGCTATAAAAGAATTGATCCATGCCATCTTTCCATCAATTGAAGATAATGTATATTCTTCAGATTATATAATCTCTAGAGCAATATTGTCCACTAAAAATGATAGTGTTGACGAGATTAATAATCAAATGATTGaaatttttcaaggggaggaaaAAGTTTATTACAGTTTTGATGAAGCTGAAGACGATCAGCGCAACTTCTATCCGGTCGAGTTCTTAAATTCGCTAAATGTTAGTGGTTTGCCGCCTCATAAGCTTCATTTAAAAATTGGATGCCCAATAATATTGTTACGTAATATCGATCCATCACATGGCCTGTGTAATGGCACGCGGTTGATATGTAAGGGTTTCATGCGAAATGTTATTGATGCGGAAATTGCAGTCGGTCAACATGCCGGAAAAAGAGTTTTTTTGCCAAGAATCCCTCTAACCCTTTCTGAAGATGACATGTTCCCATTCAAGctgaaaagaaaacaatttccaATTCGACTTAGCTTTTCCATGACGATTAATAAAGCTCAAGGTCAAACAATTCCGAACGTTGGTATTTATCTACCGGATTCTGTATTTTCACATGGACAACTTTATGTCGCGTTATCAAGAGGGATTTCAAGACAAAGTACGAAGGTGTTGGTACATCTCGCCAAAGAATTCAAACAACGCGGAGTTTACACATCAAATGTTGTCTACCAGGAAGTGTTGCGTGATTAA
- the LOC110870210 gene encoding putative F-box only protein 15, which produces MADLPIHTIVFEILTRLPAKDVGRSKSVCKQWYALLSTQDFVRIHCSRSLVSSNQRVLLIDDLTCSVRPIISKSNDYGPSSIVTFPFHHQNNDVSILSHLNGLLCVCLNHTYELLLWNPTTTAFKRLSTPDSHGFYINNLDAVGLYVDADDDYKVLHIKRRSGVLGVYIYSREVDSWRNIPFITRQEYLSPHFNWSAGTFCGGTLYFTVCECWLGGTKRVICFDVNWEQFKEISFPPVPSIGMVQGVLVNVKNVLHMFASTGMFEMTIDLWTLQGDYWIKVLSCPPIPPISLSLWCDITHYVTNGNWFVMAKLGKLFTIEMDMKPFKCFYPVSWFRGFKGAVFVQTIISPSI; this is translated from the coding sequence ATGGCTGACCTTCCTATTCATACAATCGTGTTTGAGATATTAACGAGGCTGCCAGCAAAGGATGTAGGTCGTTCTAAGAGTGTATGTAAGCAATGGTATGCGTTATTGTCAACACAAGATTTCGTAAGGATACATTGTTCTCGCTCATTAGTTTCATCTAACCAGAGAGTTCTACTAATTGACGACCTAACGTGCTCTGTTCGTCCGATCATCTCTAAATCCAATGACTATGGGCCAAGCTCCATAGTTACATTTCCATTCCATCACCAAAATAATGATGTCTCAATACTTTCACATTTGAATGGATTGTTGTGTGTTTGCTTGAATCATACATACGAGCTGcttctttggaatccaacaacTACTGCTTTCAAGCGTTTGTCAACTCCTGATTCTCATGGATTCTATATAAATAACCTTGATGCCGTTGGTTTGTACGTTGACGCTGACGATGATTACAAGGTCTTGCATATAAAGCGTAGGAGTGGTGTACTTGGTGTCTATATTTATTCTAGGGAAGTAGACTCTTGGAGAAATATTCCTTTCATAACAAGACAAGAGTACCTAAGCCCTCATTTCAATTGGTCAGCTGGCACATTTTGTGGTGGTACTCTATATTTCACTGTTTGCGAATGTTGGCTTGGAGGTACGAAAAGGGTGATTTGTTTTGATGTTAATTGGGAGCAGTTCAAGGAGATAAGCTTTCCACCCGTTCCTTCTATAGGAATGGTTCAAGGTGTTTTAGTTAATGTAAAAAATGTGCTTCACATGTTTGCTAGCACTGGCATGTTTGAGATGACAATTGACCTATGGACACTACAAGGGGATTACTGGATTAAGGTCTTATCATGTCCTCCGATCCCCCCGATATCATTGTCATTGTGGTGCGATATAACACATTATGTGACAAATGGTAATTGGTTTGTGATGGCTAAATTAGGGAAGTTGTTTACAATTGAAATGGATATGAAGCCCTTCAAATGTTTTTATCCCGTTTCTTGGTTTCGAGGTTTTAAGGGTGCGGTGTTTGTACAGACCATTATTTCACCAAGTATTTAG
- the LOC110870209 gene encoding uncharacterized protein LOC110870209, giving the protein MGVTLDDTLNNMRDGVYTFRAHKGIYHRIDQLVPRDGTPRYLQLYFYDPDTELDHRLRWPNLDRRITQILTRVLSTNPYVDTFRRLAELGPLDNYRVTLNTSVELDQRVYNRPMTSEVAGIWVEGNDNITSYKRSIVVYGRFEYRQTIQPYFSCYDPLSYPLFFPNGESGWHANIPRQGVSINEVRNNDNIEGEMEEANTRSGRTTVAMREYYCYKFQIRSTDNVLLFGGRLLQQFVVDVYIKIETSRLEFCERNQDKIRAELYQGIVDCVNTGEVHANRVGKRIVLPASFIGGPRDMRRRFLDAMTLVQDDGKPDVFLTMTCNPKWPEICDNLHVGQTATDRPDLVSRVFRAKLEDLKDQLFKKHVLGEVKAYVYVIEFQKRGLPHAHFLLIMYPQHKINNADHYDKVVCAEIPNKLTHPRLHEMVVKHMIHGPCGNLRSSSPCMQGDPKICRFRYPRQFNEQTTQREDPYPLYRRRDTGIEVDLRGQTLDNRWVVPYNPRLLMMFNCHMNVEVCSSIKSVKYLFKYVYKGHDKQVIQVDQSEPGVVINEIKRFQDARYISPPEAMWRIFSFSLSQIFPAVLALQLHLPNNQMVRFRDDDLMPNIVDRERDKRTMLTAFFDQNRNDETARVHLYKDFPKHFTWNGSTRRWSRRFGKKQRGRIVSANPAEGERYYLRLLLSNVRGPTSFEHLCTVNGQRCATFRKAALELGLIEDDEYLSQCLEEASTFQFPNALRRLFATIMIFCQPGDIRKLWNDHFHSLSEDHRLHCQSIERVQNMVLTEISVLVQSMGKNFNEFDLPKITDDVNLQDAGYRELQEEYGIVLEPEHLSAKHSLNPDQKTCLMRS; this is encoded by the exons ATGGGTGTGACATTGGATGATACATTGAATAATATGAGAGACGGCGTATATACTTTTCGTGCACATAAAGGAATATATCACAGAATCGACCAATTAGTTCCGAGGGATGGGACTCCTAGGTACTTGCAGTTGTATTTTTACGATCCTGATACTGAGTTAGATCACAGACTCCGATGGCCAAATCTTGATCGGCGTATTACTCAGATTTTAACACGCGTTCTTTCTACAAACCCATACGTCGATACATTTAGAAGACTTGCGGAACTAGGACCTCTGGACAACTATAGAGTCACTTTGAATACTTCGGTTGAACTTGACCAAAGGGTGTACAACCGACCAATGACATCGGag GTTGCTGGTATTTGGGTTGAAGGTAATGACAATATCACTTCGTATAAACGAAGTATTGTAGTGTACGGTAGGTTTGAATATAGACAAACTATTCAGCCGTACTTCAGTTGTTACGATCCATTGTCGTATCCTCTATTTTTTCCTAATGGTGAGTCGGGTTGGCATGCTAACATACCACGTCAAGGAGTATCAATCAATGAGGTTCGCAACAATGACAACATCGAAGGAGAAATGGAAG AGGCTAACACACGAAGTGGTAGAACAACCGTGGCTATGCGAGAGTACTACTGTTACAAGTTCCAGATTCGATCTACCGATAATGTGCTTTTGTTCGGTGGTAGGCTGCTACAGCAGTTTGTGGTTGATGTTTACATCAAAATTGAGACGTCACGCTTAGAATTTTGTGAGAGAAACCAGGATAAGATTCGGGCCGAATTGTACCAAGGTATTGTGGATTGCGTCAATACTGGCGAGGTTCATGCAAACAGAGTCGGGAAAAGAATTGTGTTGCCTGCATCTTTCATCGGGGGGCCTCGCGACATGCGACGTCGGTTTCTAGATGCGATGACGTTAGTTCAAGACGACGGCAAGCCTGATGTATTCCTTACAATGACATGTAATCCTAAGTGGCCTGAGATATGTGATAACTTACATGTTGGTCAAACTGCTACAGATCGTCCAGACCTTGTTTCAAGAGTGTTCCGGGCTAAATTAGAAGATCTTAAGGATCAACTCTTCAAGAAACATGTCCTCGGGGAAGTTAAGGCATACGTCTATGTCATTGAATTTCAAAAGCGGGGTTTGCCGCACGCACATTTTCTCCTAATCATGTACCCGCAACACAAGATCAATAACGCGGACCATTATGATAAGGTTGTGTGTGCTGAAATTCCTAACAAACTAACACATCCCAGATTGCATGAGATGGTTGTCAAGCACATGATTCACGGTCCTTGCGGCAATTTACGATCAAGCAGTCCTTGTATGCAGGGTGATCCTAAAATTTGTCGTTTTCGCTATCCTAGACAATTTAACGAACAGACGACACAACGAGAAGATCCGTATCCGTTGTATCGAAGGAGAGACACCGGGATAGAAGTGGACCTACGAGGACAAACACTTGATAATAGATGGGTGGTCCCATATAACCCAAGGCTTTTGATGATGTTTAACTGCCACATGAATGTTGAAGTTTGCTCAAGTATAAAATCTGTGAAATATCTTTTCAAATATGTTTATAAAGGACATGACAAACAGGTTATTCAAGTCGATCAAAGTGAGCCAGGGGTTGTTATTAATGAGATAAAAAGATTTCAAGATGCACGCTACATATCGCCCCCAGAGGCTATGTGGCGCATTTTTTCCTTCTctctttctcaaatctttcctGCTGTTCTAGCCTTACAACTTCATCTCCCAAATAATCAGATGGTTAGATTTAGAGATGATGACTTGATGCCTAATATTGTTGATAGGGAAAGGGATAAGAGAACCATGCTAACAGCATTTTTTGATCAGAATAGAAACGATGAAACAGCAAGGGTACATttgtataaagattttccaaaacACTTTACTTGGAATGGAAGCACACGCCGTTGGAGTCGTCGTTTCGGTAAAAAACAAAGAGGTCGTATCGTTTCCGCTAATCCAGCCGAAGGAGAAAGGTACTACTTACGCCTACTTTTGTCAAATGTCAGAGGGCCTACTTCTTTTGAACATCTTTGCACAGTTAATGGTCAACGGTGTGCGACATTTCGGAAAGCAGCTCTTGAGTTAGGCTTAATAGAAGACGATGAATATCTATCACAATGTCTCGAAGAAGCCTCTACGTTTCAGTTTCCCAATGCTCTTAGAAGGTTATTTGCGACCATAATGATTTTTTGCCAACCTGGAGATATTCGAAAGTTATGGAATGACCACTTTCATTCACTATCTGAAGATCATCGGTTACACTGTCAAAGTATAGAACGAGTTCAAAATATGGTTCTTACCGAAATAAGTGTCTTGGTACAATCCATGGGTAAAAATTTCAATGAATTCGACCTTCCTAAGATAACAGACGATGTTAACTTACAAGATGCAGGTTATCGTGAGTTACAAGAAGAGTATGGGATTGTTTTGGAACCTGAACACTTGAGTGCCAAACATTCACTTAATCCGGACCAAAAAACGTGTTTGATGAGATCATGA
- the LOC110873128 gene encoding uncharacterized protein LOC110873128: MDKKRLKHVCESSNGLHGLAYGFEDDIKSLPLEDGVDGQMSSFMYLDGRERKFKRRKITWWLWVEDGGDDTDLPFGGRIYRLKLHFVGVQIKDTPNVSFIFILVFFLLLSLSSCHMCL; encoded by the exons ATGGATAAAAAGCGGTTGAAACACGTGTGCGAATCAAGTAACGG GCTGCATGGTTTAGCTTATGGTTTTGAGGATGATATCAAATCTTTACCTCTGGAGGATGGTGTTGATGGGCAAATGTCGTCTTTCATGTATTTAGACGGCAGAGAAAGAAAGTTCAAGAGGCGAAAG ATTACCTGGTGGTTGTGGGTGGAAGATGGTGGCGATGACACAGATCTACCGTTTGGTGGCCGGATCTACCGTTTGAAGTTGCACTTTGTGGGTGTTCAAATTAAAGACACTCCCaatgtaagttttatttttattttagtgttttttttgCTATTGTCGTTATCAAGTTGTCATATGTGTTTATAA